From the genome of Candidatus Eisenbacteria bacterium, one region includes:
- a CDS encoding N-acetylmuramoyl-L-alanine amidase, protein MHPPWMAALLALVSLGALAGCGGPPRPGEVPTPPTASPSPRPEPGYEQRIDSLESVDSTAVRDRRIVIDPGHGGAYKGSLGVNGLTEAEVNLAVSLELERLLVARGAQVLMTRRENLDFRTASDSTLRGDLAERTRIANTFTPDLFVSVHHNADAGGAHDKNETQTYYKLGDEGASLDAAASIHRFLKRNLGIHGQRLLPGNYFVLRNSDAPAVLTEASYLTNPDVESRLKLPEKQRLEAEALYLGIAHFFARGAPSLDSFEALGGDGRSDTSFTEIDGPSLVGRVSGAFDQIEMWLDGQPVQPERRGSTVVWRPAGPLTVGRHEARLRVALAGTGSSLERRVSFQLERRPARLQASVWPERPAPLVGVRVEVLDRAGMPSVSPIRLRVAAGRAGVSPAETTITSQDGVAWAYLRMSRGARASSKALGRVSVRTGDLPRAATIAFTSGAKAKRVWSGWARSEPASARLREALGTREPAPRWSWINRDGFVALGSDTTITPLALPGYRLWGFDSLPPQFTPVAGGVLHGRRILLDPDGGGENSGGMGPSGTRGALYNMQVAQSLASLLRAAGAEVALARNGDVAASDVERVRVSEEFRADRFLRIGHRPESTHVGYYFSSAAGKAWGQRTAAWLSRLGFSPPPVVEDAQYPLQQTSCTALYVSARRIDDPAEESAMNAPGAVRAEAYALYLGLLEDWAGSGTWPVDSVEVRDADDRPAAGALVTLGGALVLQADARGKVRFALTEAGPLMVEAEHPAVSARTVLLDSQRGIRLTGPRGR, encoded by the coding sequence ATGCATCCCCCCTGGATGGCGGCGCTGCTCGCCCTCGTGAGTCTGGGGGCGCTGGCCGGATGCGGCGGTCCACCGCGTCCAGGCGAGGTTCCCACACCGCCCACCGCCTCTCCTTCTCCGCGTCCCGAGCCGGGCTACGAGCAGCGCATCGACAGCCTCGAGTCCGTCGACAGCACGGCGGTGCGCGACCGGCGCATCGTGATCGATCCCGGACACGGCGGCGCGTACAAGGGCTCGCTCGGCGTCAACGGGCTGACCGAGGCCGAAGTCAACCTGGCGGTATCGCTCGAGCTGGAGAGATTGCTGGTGGCGCGCGGCGCCCAGGTGCTGATGACCCGTCGCGAGAATCTCGACTTCCGCACCGCGTCGGACAGCACGCTGCGCGGCGACCTGGCCGAGCGCACGCGGATCGCGAACACGTTCACGCCCGACTTGTTCGTGTCGGTCCATCACAACGCCGATGCCGGCGGCGCCCACGACAAGAACGAAACCCAGACCTACTACAAGCTGGGCGACGAAGGAGCTTCGCTCGACGCCGCTGCCAGCATCCATCGCTTCCTCAAGCGAAATCTCGGAATCCACGGGCAGCGTCTCCTGCCCGGCAACTACTTCGTCCTCCGTAACAGCGACGCCCCGGCGGTGCTGACCGAGGCCTCGTATCTCACCAATCCCGACGTCGAGAGCCGGCTCAAGCTGCCGGAGAAGCAGCGTCTCGAGGCCGAGGCGCTCTATCTCGGCATCGCCCACTTCTTCGCGCGCGGCGCGCCCAGCCTCGACTCGTTCGAGGCGCTGGGCGGGGACGGCCGCTCCGATACGAGCTTCACCGAGATCGACGGGCCGAGCCTCGTCGGGCGCGTGAGCGGCGCCTTCGACCAGATCGAGATGTGGCTCGATGGCCAGCCGGTCCAGCCCGAGCGCAGAGGATCGACCGTGGTGTGGCGTCCCGCCGGCCCGCTCACGGTCGGACGGCACGAGGCGCGGCTGCGCGTGGCGCTGGCGGGTACCGGCTCTTCGCTCGAGCGCCGGGTGTCGTTCCAGCTCGAGCGCAGGCCCGCGCGTCTGCAGGCGAGCGTGTGGCCCGAGCGCCCGGCGCCCCTGGTCGGCGTGCGCGTGGAAGTGCTGGACCGCGCGGGCATGCCGAGCGTCTCGCCGATCCGGCTCCGCGTCGCCGCCGGGCGCGCCGGCGTGTCGCCGGCCGAGACCACCATCACGTCACAGGACGGCGTGGCATGGGCCTATCTCCGGATGTCGCGTGGCGCGCGAGCGTCGAGCAAGGCGCTCGGCCGGGTTTCGGTGCGCACCGGCGATCTCCCGCGCGCGGCGACGATCGCGTTCACCTCCGGCGCGAAGGCGAAGCGGGTGTGGAGCGGGTGGGCGCGCAGCGAGCCGGCTTCCGCCCGTCTGCGCGAAGCGCTCGGGACGCGCGAGCCCGCGCCTCGCTGGAGCTGGATCAACCGCGACGGCTTCGTGGCGCTGGGCTCGGACACCACCATCACGCCGTTGGCGCTTCCCGGCTACCGGCTGTGGGGCTTCGACAGCCTGCCTCCTCAGTTCACTCCCGTGGCCGGTGGCGTGCTGCACGGCCGGCGCATCCTGCTCGATCCCGACGGCGGCGGCGAGAACAGCGGCGGCATGGGGCCGAGCGGCACGCGCGGCGCGCTCTACAACATGCAGGTCGCGCAATCGCTGGCTTCGCTGCTGCGCGCGGCGGGCGCCGAGGTGGCGCTGGCGCGCAACGGCGACGTGGCGGCTTCGGACGTGGAGCGCGTCCGCGTGAGCGAGGAGTTCCGGGCCGACCGCTTCCTCCGCATCGGTCACCGTCCCGAGTCCACGCACGTCGGGTACTACTTCTCGAGCGCCGCGGGCAAGGCGTGGGGACAGCGCACCGCCGCCTGGCTCTCGCGGCTCGGCTTCTCTCCCCCGCCGGTCGTGGAGGACGCACAATATCCGCTGCAGCAGACTTCGTGCACCGCGCTCTACGTCTCGGCGCGACGCATCGACGATCCTGCGGAAGAATCGGCCATGAACGCGCCCGGAGCGGTGCGCGCCGAAGCTTATGCGCTCTACCTCGGCCTCCTCGAGGACTGGGCCGGTTCCGGCACCTGGCCGGTCGATTCCGTGGAGGTGCGCGATGCCGACGATCGCCCCGCGGCCGGCGCGCTGGTGACGCTCGGGGGCGCGCTCGTCCTCCAGGCCGACGCGCGGGGAAA
- a CDS encoding ABC transporter substrate-binding protein translates to MRSRLGLLVGLAAWLGAVSLAGCGGSATEELVIGEYGSLSGSDATFGQSTKAGVRVALAELNATKEGKIGGLTVRVVEEDDQGRAEEAATVVQKLINQDRVIAVLGEVASSRSLAAGPICQNAGVPMISPSSTNPKVTQVGDYIFRMCFLDDFQGWVMAKFTAENLKLKRVAMLKDVKNDYSIGLAQYFTDAFKNMGGQVVYEQAYSAGDQDFRSQLTAIKARNPEAIIVPGYYTEAGLIARQARELGITVPLIGGDGWESGQLIEIGGEALNGCYYSNHWALDYPDPKLQEFLKQYRAGNGNADPDAIGGLAYDAATVLFTALQHMAEQDPETFKGLSSKMAGTEQRKAACKKLRDLIAQTHEYSGVTGVITLDANRNATKPAVVIAIKDGKKTFAAQIKPQPPA, encoded by the coding sequence ATGAGGTCGCGCTTAGGACTGCTCGTAGGCTTGGCCGCCTGGCTCGGTGCTGTGTCTCTGGCGGGCTGCGGTGGTTCGGCGACCGAGGAGCTGGTGATCGGCGAGTACGGCTCTCTCAGCGGCAGCGACGCCACCTTCGGCCAGTCCACCAAGGCCGGGGTGCGGGTGGCGCTCGCCGAGCTGAACGCCACCAAGGAAGGCAAGATCGGCGGCCTCACCGTGCGCGTGGTGGAAGAGGACGACCAGGGCCGCGCCGAAGAAGCGGCGACCGTGGTGCAGAAGCTGATCAACCAGGACCGGGTGATCGCCGTGCTCGGCGAGGTCGCTTCGTCCCGGAGTCTCGCCGCCGGCCCGATTTGCCAGAACGCCGGCGTGCCCATGATCTCGCCGTCCTCGACCAACCCCAAGGTCACTCAGGTCGGCGACTACATCTTCCGCATGTGCTTCCTCGACGACTTCCAGGGCTGGGTGATGGCCAAATTCACGGCCGAGAACCTCAAGCTCAAGCGTGTCGCCATGCTCAAGGACGTGAAGAACGACTACAGCATCGGATTGGCGCAGTACTTCACCGACGCCTTCAAGAACATGGGCGGCCAGGTGGTCTACGAGCAGGCCTACAGCGCCGGCGACCAGGACTTCCGCTCGCAGCTCACCGCCATCAAGGCTCGGAACCCGGAGGCCATCATCGTGCCGGGCTACTACACCGAGGCCGGCCTGATCGCGCGCCAGGCCCGCGAGCTCGGCATCACGGTGCCCTTGATCGGCGGGGACGGCTGGGAGAGCGGCCAGCTCATCGAGATCGGCGGCGAGGCGCTGAACGGGTGCTACTACTCGAACCACTGGGCGCTCGACTATCCGGATCCCAAGCTGCAGGAGTTCCTCAAGCAGTACCGCGCCGGCAACGGCAACGCGGATCCCGACGCGATCGGCGGGTTGGCCTATGACGCCGCCACGGTGCTGTTCACCGCGCTGCAGCACATGGCCGAGCAGGACCCCGAGACCTTCAAGGGACTGTCGTCCAAGATGGCGGGAACCGAGCAGCGCAAGGCGGCGTGCAAGAAGCTGCGCGACCTGATCGCCCAAACCCACGAGTATTCGGGCGTCACGGGAGTCATCACGCTGGACGCCAACCGCAACGCCACCAAGCCGGCGGTGGTGATCGCGATCAAGGACGGCAAGAAGACTTTCGCCGCGCAGATCAAGCCGCAGCCTCCTGCGTGA